The Theileria annulata chromosome 2, complete sequence, *** SEQUENCING IN PROGRESS *** genomic sequence CATGAGCCTCATGGGCGGGCTGAGACTGAGTACTCCATTCGCCAAGTACACCGTAAGCTTAAGTGGTTGGTTTTCGAAATCAACTCCATCGAGAACAATAGTATCATATTTATCTAAAACTTCGAGCCATTTGGTTGGAGTGCAGTGTACGGTGGTTTTGGGCGGCTGATTTCCTGTGGTTGCCACCAATCCTATGCTGGAGTATCCAGTAGGAGATTCGGGCTCCCAAAGTACCAAATTTTGGTCAACTTGGTCCTTCCAAACAGCTTTAAAACTCAAAGGCGGCTTCATAAACAAATCTATTCCATTTCCTCGAATTAACATCAAAACATTGATGTGCATTTCTAAATCCATGCCAAGCCCACCAAGTGTCACATTAGTGGTTGAATTGGTGGGTACAAAGTAGTGAGATATAACTGCAGTTTCCGATTTTACGTGTGTGAGTCTTTTTGCGGTAAATGACAACAGTGTTGAACAAGAAGCCACAAGCCTAActtgtttatatttaactAGAGAGAACTGAACAGatgttataattttaagtaGCGATGGCTTCGTTGGTTCTTGGTATATGTTTTGGAGGTCTTCCAGAGATATTACTCCGTCACAGTCAATATCGATAATTGTGAAAAAGGCCTTTAACTCTTCATTTTTGGCCAAGGGTTTTTGTGGGTTTGGGTTAAGAATTTTGTCCAGATGTGCATACGAGAGTTTATCACACTTAAGAGATGAAAGGAGACATGATGGACCTCCTTTCTGGTCCATCAGGTGCTGAAACTTTAATGACATGAGTCGAATAACGAAATCgtcaatattattatggGAGAAAAGTTTTCCTAACAATTCACAATAACTTATTGCCATTTTCATATTCTGAACCACTAAACGTGTTTCTCTTAAGTTTTGATAATAGGCTAACCTATCTTGGGGGCTTACACCTTTGAGGATACTTGAAAGTATTGCAATCTGTGCTTCTGAGAATTGTACTTCAGAATTGAAAAAACGAAGGCAGCTGTTAACAACTCTCGACTGGAGTCCAACTAGGCACTTTAGTTTATCAAAGTATTTTGGTGCGTATACTGCGCTAGAATCAAAGGGCTGGAACTTAGCTGCCAAGTGTCTTAGTGCTATTTTGGTACCAgtttttttgtttttatgCAGCCATGCTCTGATCGCTTCTGCCTCCGCCAAAGTCACAACAATGTATCTTCTAGTTGGGTCAATCGAGTACAAGTTTTGTATGCACGAGAGGAAATCGTTTACTCCAATCATATTCGTCTTATTTTCGACTCTgtatttgtttatattcAATGTTACAAGTTCACTAATGAGCTCCCATTCGTCTGGGCCTTCTGGGTCCACTGCGTGTAGAATTGATAAACTTGAGTCAGAGTCTACAATAGCTCCAGAGCTACCGTGTCCTCTTGGGATATACTTATCATCCAGAGCCTCATATGCCCTCATGACATCGTAAACTATATTTGTTGGTATAGAAATCTGGTTCGTTTGTCCTGAGTAACTATGATAGGTGTTCATTGAGCTTTGGTGTGCATGGTTATTTTGAAGAATTCTAGTCATATCTTCTGTTTGGTTGGTTACATCCACAACCACTAAAACATTCTTCATTCTTCTATATGTACTTGAGGACCACTTGATCTTGTAGAAGTTTGGGGTTATCGATAAATATTCTGGGAACGGCAATTTGTATTTGTGTCCATCTTTTctgtataaataaaagtCACGGCAGCGTAAAAACTCTAAATGCTTATTCGGGTCAACCAGATCATTCAGTGGCCAATAAACCAGGTCTTCGTCGCTTCTACTATAAGAATGTGGAGCTGGTAATTCTTCCTCAGTCACATGTTCTTCTTCTTTCATCTGTTCTCTCATTTGTGTCGCTTCTTCTTCTTGCTCAAGAACTTCCATTTCTTGCTCGTGCTCTGCTTCCATTGAGAACTCATCGTCGATTGTGATTTCCATTCCCAAATAGTCGTTAATTTCTCTAGAACTTACGGGTTTCGGTGCGTCTTGCGTTTCAAACATATCTTCGTCGTCTGTTAGTGCGAACAAATCCTGTGTCTTATTACCCATTTGATTAATGTTACTAGTTCTTGAGGACCCATGTCCTGAGAAACTGTAGTCTGGTCCAGTGTTATACTTATTTTTGGTAATATCAAATTGATTTGAGTAGTTCATATTGACAAAGTCGTCCTTTATCTCTTGCTGGTTCAGAAAGGTTGTGATTGAGTTGAGTTGGTTGTGTGAAATTTGGTGTCTTGCACTGAAATCCAGTATTCTTTTATTCAACGTAACTTTTGGTGCAAATGTGTTCGGTATTGCGAAATCTCTAAACTCTCTGAAAAGCTGCACGTGTGCTCCCAAGTGTACATTTCCTCCTATATTAAGGTGGTCTTGCACCAGTGCTTGAAATGACCTCTTCCTTGCTATATTCTCCACACATTGTTCTATCAACAATCTTCCCAACCTCACTTCATTCAACAATCCCTTCAAAAGTAACCATGATATACATCCCAAAACTACAccattatattaatatttaatttatattatgaataatatttaatttatattattatgaatAAGTATAGAATAGTTTAAATAGTAGTAGATAGTCTGGTGTGAATTACCtcctttattatttgttagaGAATTGATTTGTTGATTAATTTCAGGCGGTTGaatgattttaattgtttgaCCTTGTCCAATTCCTCTCATACGCCAAGATCCTTGTGCAAAGTCTCTGAAAGTCATGTCGGGTCCTATGGTAACGTATGCAATTGCTCTTGCCGATTGTTTAATATCCTGCCCAGTTGCGTGGATCTGGTCATAGAAACTGAAACGTTTTTGAAGTGGTATACCGCAATGGGCCAATAGAGTTACATTCCATTTATTTCTCAGAAGTATCATTTGCCTGTCATCGTCGTCTAGAAATACCACACCATCCACGTGGGCAAGCCCTCTTACCAAGAGTAATTTGGCGACTTCGTAGTTGGTATAGTTCGTTATGAGTGCTCCTGTATCAATGAGCGCAAGTGGTTTATCTGGCGAGTTTGCCACAAgattaattattgaatCTGAGTCCCAACCAACTGGGAGAAGAACTGGGCCACTGACTATTGTTTCATCAGTGGACACTGCAATCATTTTCCCATCCACACCCGGTGAGAAGTTACATCCGTTCATTTCCACGGGAAGCAGGTCTGATGGTGTTCCTGAGAATCCCAGCCTGGTTGGAAAGAGAATACTAGACCCCAGTTCTTGCGCAGTGGCAGTCATTTGCATCTCGCAGTACTCCATTGCTAACGGAAACAATACTCGGCACAAATAATACTCTATAACAATTGGGCtctttttcaatattttatacagGACCGTCAATTGCTCATTGTCAAATACATTTATTCCATCCAAACTCCAAACTCGATCTGTATCCGCTTCTAAAACCTCCTCAACCATATCATTCAATTCAGCTGCATTTTTATCTACCAAACCATCAAAtccattaatattatttgacATTTGTTCATTCAAATGGTCTGGTTTTATGGGCTTCAATTCTGTAGTTCCAGTAGGATCCACATACTTTATGTAATGATAACTGTTCTTGCTTGTGGATTTGGAGGTATGAGTTACATTAGCGTAGTATCCCACTGAGTTTAACCACCTATTAAACAACTTATACGAGGGTCTGAACTCGGTTTTCCCCGGTTCCTGGTAAAAATTGCTACAGAGGTGTCTTATTGTGAGGACGAAATCTGTGAATCTCAAACCTTGATATATCGTTGATAGGATTGTGAAGCCTATCAATACATCTGGGTGTGAGAATTCAGAATCCCTTGCTGGTGTTCCCTTACCCACAAATGGCACTGATAGCATTTTTCTAGTCTGAGGCATATTTGGGTTATATGCCAATCCTTCTTCAACTTGCTTAAGGCTCAGTATGCCATAATTGACCTGGTTAACCTTGGATATGACGTGGGGGAATATGCTACAGAGCCATTCTCTTGTGAAAACCAAAACTTTAACACTTCTCAGGTTACTACTTACATTCTTGTTCACAATGTATTGATAAACCTCGTTATATGTCTCCACTATTAGGTTTTTTGTCCTCAAGAACTGGTACACCCACTCTACCATGAGCGGCAACAACTCGTTTTGGTACCACTTAACTGACAAAAGGATTATATGTGGGAAGTTGGACAGATAACTATTAACTACGGCCTCTTCTATACATCTTTTAATTCTTGCGAATATAAATCTTTCTCCTTTTACTATTTGTTCTTCTGGATTCTGGTATAGTACTCGAAGTATATGCCATGGAAGTAACCATCTTATCTGGAAGTCACTATTATTAAGGTGTGATATTGGGACCTTTTCTCCCATTGGCCAGTGAAGTTCACTCTTGAGTGGATGCAACAAAAGATCGATTTCGTCCATCAAGAGTACTGCATTGTTAAATAGTTCAAGTATCCTCAGACACATATCTAACTCAAGTTGAACATCTCTTTGGTATACATATTCTTTGTTTAGGTCTGAGGTACCAGCTTCATTACTTTTTGGTTTATCTTTGgattttttagatttatcCTTGCTACTATTATCTTTTGGTGAACGTCCGGAACTACTATCCTTGGATCTTGTTGTAGAATATGCCAAATCCACTACTTTGGAACTTGTCATGTTCCAGATACCTACCAGTTTTTTGTGCAAATTATTAACTCTTCTAGACACATCGTGTTTTAGTTCTCCCGACTCCAGTTTATGGAAACAGTACAAAACTTTGAGGAAAAGCGACTTTATACTTGTTGGTGTTGCGATCACAACTGATCTTGTTTGTTTTGCCTGTAAAAGCTTCAGGTATAGTTCAGGTGTGGCTTTATCAAATCTTGTGAACTTGAATGTGTAAACATTTTTCTTAATCACTGCTGAAAACGTTTCTCTTAGTGTTGACCTAGTGAACTCAAGCAATGAGTTGGGACAGATTTGTATAAACAGTTTTTCTCCGTCAGCTAACAGCAAAGACAGAAGGGGACCCACTATTGTTGTCTTACCTTCTCCCATGATCATCTGGTGACAACAGCTATTATTGTTTTTCGCGTTTTTCGTAAAGTTTTCCACCAGCTCCACTTGCCTCTTGTATAACAATATACCACAGTTGAATTCAAAAAGCAACAACCTTGGGTCAAACTGAATTCCTTTACTCTCATTCTTGATATAGTGTCTTGAAATCTTTAACTTTTCAGACAATAGCTTCGATGATGTTACAATTTCACACTTTAGCATGTTAATTTCATCAGTTGTTGAGGCTGTACTATGTAGTGAAAGCAAGTTATATAATCTCTTTATTGCCTGTAATATTGAAAGTAGCAATGATATACACTTGGCCACATGTATTCGGCGGTTTACTGACAACATAATTACTGCAACCAACGAGAATATCTCGTTCGTATCGGAGATAAATGGATTTAAATATCTCAGACTATGGTCACCTTTACTTGAAACTAAACACTCCACCAGATGCTCGAAAGTTATCATACTTTCCAAGCCTCCCAACTTTCCAAACACAAAACTCCAGGCCAAATTTCCATCATTGTAGTTTAATACCGGGAACTGATTATCTTGAGCGTGGTGACTCTTGGTTATTGTGTTAAtcacatttttaatattaatgcCGGTATTTTTACCTATTCCCTGTTTAATTGTTGTGTTCACCACAGCCTTTATATTCCCTCCAACTTTACTCATTTTATCCACCATCGTAGTAACTCCATCAACTGTTGTCCCTGAAGCATTAGTGGCGGTTGGACTCGAAAAACCAGTTTGTGGAGGTAAACTTGCTGAAGTTATAGAATTTGCCTGATGTAAGACTGTCTTAATTGAAGAGTCTATGAACTGTCCATCTGACTTGAATAGATTCAATAATCTTTCTTTTAGGGTTGTAAGTTGTGAAACTCCTTTGGTTAATTGATCTTTATCTCCTTTAATGGTTTCATCTATGGTCTGTTCATCAAATCCCACATATGAGTTCATCATTACTGATTGTTCCTCTTGTTGGTCTAGATATCTCTGGTATTCTAGTTTTAATCTTTCCATATACTTTTTACACACGTCATACTTCATTATCCAGTGATTGTCCAGGTCAATTGGCATTTTTTTGTTCTTTCCAAATCCATATTCATCATCTGGAACAACTCCGTTTGTTTTAGAGTTATACAAATCCAACAAAATGTTGTCAGAAATGAGTTGTGTTGACATATCTTTGAGCAAATCATTTGTGATTGTGATGGATTTAATTGTGCAATTCTTCATGTTAAACTGTGTTCTTCCATAATCTGTAGAGTATGAACGGAACATCCATGGTGTTGTCAAGGTTCCCTTTGGTATTACTGAATCCATTTTTATCACGTAATCTATTCTACTAACTGACTTAGCGGTTGAATCCCATGAAATTTCCTTATCTTCATCCAACTTGTTGAAAACTCTTTGTAGATCTCCCAAAAACTTATGTACTGGTTGATGCACTCTTGTGAACATTGCTGTGAATTGTttctttttattcaaatcCTCTGGACACGGTGGCATGTGTGGCGCTAAAGACGGATTTGAGCAAAGAACCTTTAGTGTAGACATCATTACGTTCTTAGAACCCTTTTCCTTATAACTTATTACTCTCGTCAGAATCGCCCCCCAGCCATGGCTACTTTCGTTTGGAAACGTCGATAATGGGAACACTCCCAGCAAAAGCTCGTAGACCGTCATGAACTCCGAGATTGTCATTCCCTTTTGCAACATTTTATCTACGAATTCTAGTGAGTTTGGTCCGCTCTGCATTTCTTGTGGTCTTTTATATCTAATTGTTGTAAACGATGTTGCGGCATCAATTAACAGGTTTTTGTCAACCACTGAGCGGTCAACTATCTCATCGAAATTTGTTACTATGGGCTTACTCGGGACTGAAAACTCAATATCGTTAGCTACAACGTGTTCTCTTATCAGCATATTTCCACTCTTCTTTAGCGAGTGAAGAAGATAATATCTGTTGGATAAAAGTGGGTAACTACTGAAATACGACTGACACAAAGACAATAGTTCTAACTCCTCCTCTAAGCTTAATTTACAGCCTGCGCTTACAAATCTGTTTAAGTTAATATAATAGCATAATTCTTGATGGAGCTGccaattaataaatatcttATCATCCTTGTCTTGGTTCAATTGTGTATTACTCAAACTGTTGGATACATGCTTATCGTGAGATGTTTCAGATGTATTGCGTCCTGAGAATATTGACTTAAATGCACTAAATCCTCTTTTGAACTTATTTGTTGATACTGTAAGTATATTAATCCCTTTACTAACTGTCATTCCCTGTTTATGTGCTGCCAAGAGTATATGTAATCTACTTGCGTATGCATCTGGGTGTGTATCTCTACTTGAGTCAATTCTCGATAATATTGACCAAAATAGAATAGATTCATCGTTTTGTACTTGATCGAATATCATGTTTGCACTAAGTCGGCACACTTGTTCATATTGTCGATCCAGGAATCTGCACATGAGCAAATAGAGCAGACTCGAACTTGTTGGCACAAATAGGAAACACCTACTCGTGTGAACTTTGTACAAATAATGTCTGCTATCCAAGTTGTTTAGCCAGTTTGGATTATGCCCATCATACACCAACTCTGGCCATGCTAAACCAACCAAATAGTTATAAATTGTTGTTGAGGCCACTTGTGAGTTTGGTACATTTGGGTATATTCTCATTGGACAACGTACTGTACTCACAAGAATGTACAGTTCTCCGTCATCATCAGACAACAATAACGAGTTTTCCAGACCTCGAATCAACTTACTTGTCAGTGGACTTGAGTTTACATCTCCATAATTCAAGTACAGTCCGTTATATTCATCGCATATATAACGATTACTATTTGACTTTGTCACATCCAACCTAAATGTCAGCCCAAGCTTTGTATATTCTATTAGGTCAATTTTATTCGTAACTTTATCAGAGCTTGTCGAGAGTCCTGAACTACTTTCGTACACTTGAGATTGTAATGACCATGCTAGAATATGGGACAAATCATCTAATCTCGTTAACGTTGAAACAAAGTCTCTTATAGTACTGTCCTTAgtattttgtaaatttactaaataataCACATCATCtatcattttatttcttctacACACTGTTGCTTTAGCTTCTGACTGCTGGAAATATCCTGTATCTATTGGCCCCAAACTCACGAGTTCCACTACTATGTAATTTTTCTTCGTCACATCATCCACTACTGAATCTTCAGATTCTGTTTCCAATTCTATCTCCATCGAGTTAGTTTTAGTTTGATTGATTGGGTATCCTATTAAATCTGAGGTTTTGAGATTCTGCCAAAATTGATACTCATCCAAAAGCACTTGTGGTAGCAACCCATACAACAGTTTTGGCAACACATACATCTCATATTCCACTCCCTTACTTGTAACAGAGTCTGATGATGAAGCTGAATCAATGCTGTTTAATCGTTGTACTTCATCAGCTGTATTACTCATTTTTTTATGACGTATGATTAAGAGTGACGGGTCAACGACCGTGTTGCTAAGGTCCATGGGATCTCCAAGTACTATGTTACATCTTTTATTTGCCACGTTACCACTCGAATACAAGTTACTTGTTGTTATGTAGCGAGGTATTGATGAACAGAATGACATTGTTACATCGCTGCAGTAGCACAATGATCTGTACCAGGTTCTTCCAACTTCCAAAATATCAAACACGTATATACACGGTGGTGACCTTGTTACATACACTTCCTTATTTACCATACTATTTTTAACATTCTTTTCTCTAGAACTCTTTTCCTTTTCCTTCTCTTTTTccttttctttttctttCGATTTAGAGCTACTACTTGTTCCCGCCAATTTGGTTATCGTTGACGCTGTATCTGTAATTACGTTGCTGATGGTGCTGAATGTATCTGTTGCAATTCTGATCAAGCCTTCGTGTTCCTGTGGTGCGTATGCTTGTGTATAATCAATCATTTTACACATGCTACTCTGGTAGAACAAATCCACTGGGATATCATTGTTTGTTGGACTTGTCGTTACAAGGTTATAACTCCCTCCTGATGGCGGCTGAATAGGGGCTGTATACTGGGCATATATTCTCAATGAATCCATCTCATCATCTGGATTTTGGAAATCATCATAAAACGTATCAGTACTTGATGAGTTCTGAGTTATTCTTGAAACTACATCTCGGTCTATGAAAAAGCTCCATTTTGATGCGTACTGTGATATGAAAGGTTCCAAAATATTTGTGACCCATTCCATTCCTTTTGGCGGGTTATTATacctaaattaatattattatattcacaaaaatttatatatgtaaACCCAAACTTATGTAAAAACATACTTGAACGTGGTTTTGTTTGAGAGTTGGTATTGTTGATCATCTGGTTCCCATTTTATTAGATCATAGTCTCTTCCTGTTAGGCGTAGCCAGTGACGATTTTTATGGAGTTGTACTGTTGCAGATTGTATTGTAGTTTTATTTGTGACTTTTCCAAATATGTTTACAAAGTGTTCGTAATTATTAACCCATTGTCCCAGGAGTTGGagtttatttttctttaatGAGAACTCTGCTGTTTGGAAgttaatttcaatatcaCAATGTTGCATTACTTTCATCTTTAGCCAATTTTCATACTTATCTAATGGCGTAACTTGGTCTACTCTTTTACTCTTCTTCTTCAACTTGCGATACATTTTCTTACCCAATGATTTTGACTGTTTAATAGCTTTGTTTGTTTTACTAATCACTTGGTTCTTTGTGCTTGCAACTAATCCTTTATCATGTTTTTCCTTCTCTTCaactaatatttattataaatatatataaatcaTACCTTTAGTTTGTGGAGCTTGTAATTCTTCTTTAATCCCGGTTGTAACTTGTGAATCAAATCCCCAACTTGTTTGCGTCGCGTCTTCGAACTCTTCGTCAACATAAAAACTTTCCAACAAGACGTCATCCAACTCAATATCATCTTCGttactaaattattttattaaaattgtgttaatattattat encodes the following:
- a CDS encoding uncharacterized protein (chr2.cand.519 - hypothetical protein), producing MSWIWKDQSFMEHVCNEFLSFNLGSVVPPTLLSPSSNLNASANFIVRTINKTLEKNGNLIASDVYKSILKSKEVISTTDSILWQHLQDAVTSAATGNYSLLYGFIFSMINRVRDLHDDEWILVPGGVLLSENSPVEQLCYSIYKCRGSSTYIFCVINNGGHGLKYHSCRVNKGIKLGTVQRDSTVVLKDVKSDSLLHSSFWFMLYRLLYVPSSHNYEILYTVLLPFLNNKSLLLNWKIETNLTSSASKGVTSNNANIINNSKISSDDSGNKKLLIEAFTQLHETHESKQVKTESARSLSMELNNNLGGVWIDVPVNKYKPSTMFESLMSLVEIILRHNGAKQCDIDLVFIMLQLSTCLIIHEDIAKLTQNEAQVHLGHRSTLLFIQLSCKKLSMMVAESLLQECGKSKLIDIDEDALTIEQASDLSNSINSPQSDVTSAVNSVGSINTKKELYTLISHLINSIDKKVCEVVPGKLIGMGNGSCTMDRKMCSIANNFGLNLEFDNFGKFRLDGANVNELAKGTLKSLILLPVELTSVDYPVKDYTDLCKVLRKCVQTCTILSNQRDAMPYTYAWRYQLIKHVVLNLLPIPLPVTHINEESGEKTDFWTSMEMLRETQLDLLRLLQLLARHLCCVFSSLVKTRQIEGEKTVLFAAICAVTDVIVRKVALDTPSYLSLFYSGRSDGPIGSFGFFLGNFANESSFYGLTDPMVVIVRNKILEYFKSLEKTVDKYNVLFSWENNMEISKGDELLLQLLSLQLGFNRNPDDIRKYYVNESSEFSCVFPEFANLRDVVFLAKSIGWSQNSISISRYSLEDSTLKYSLNSSGSSSCTISVKVFGKSLKVSPIVTSSKRGVNVSYYRKMMKWFSGSSSKNITSAADPHNLTDIEINNETDVLHLSSFPDYGGKLGRRDSEILLQYLTASYVRIPLVTQFFSDEANLQALVSEELQKVVVASIFEPGTWQSSTMGYKLPQTAPVQTRDVLSTSLGLLFNEILNSPNCLLSSIEQMLDLTLQRDHHVYTGESAKLLLFISKLAVYVSNYIKIVIEYNNRSKSESADSGSFQNLNYVPEIVVDEETFKELNNFQNRINKLLRESARVLTKRAIKAEIANEHNAAAASMAHVALIYNYLILLNQTGSNSAASSSRSSSGQYEDLYIKLASCIFFVFVHHQFNVEHCSGMDTESEEDPLCLPDMEMFSVMQTSRNLLLNYFRNTTDVSSKMDHLVKVVSNLGSTGMQNQNATSENYNHRFDKNENQKEVDIWQEILTPSLSGRFTKASAAQKALLQITNNEDDIELDDVLLESFYVDEEFEDATQTSWGFDSQVTTGIKEELQAPQTKVEEKEKHDKGLVASTKNQVISKTNKAIKQSKSLGKKMYRKLKKKSKRVDQVTPLDKYENWLKMKVMQHCDIEINFQTAEFSLKKNKLQLLGQWVNNYEHFVNIFGKVTNKTTIQSATVQLHKNRHWLRLTGRDYDLIKWEPDDQQYQLSNKTTFKYNNPPKGMEWVTNILEPFISQYASKWSFFIDRDVVSRITQNSSSTDTFYDDFQNPDDEMDSLRIYAQYTAPIQPPSGGSYNLVTTSPTNNDIPVDLFYQSSMCKMIDYTQAYAPQEHEGLIRIATDTFSTISNVITDTASTITKLAGTSSSSKSKEKEKEKEKEKEKSSREKNVKNSMVNKEVYVTRSPPCIYVFDILEVGRTWYRSLCYCSDVTMSFCSSIPRYITTSNLYSSGNVANKRCNIVLGDPMDLSNTVVDPSLLIIRHKKMSNTADEVQRLNSIDSASSSDSVTSKGVEYEMYVLPKLLYGLLPQVLLDEYQFWQNLKTSDLIGYPINQTKTNSMEIELETESEDSVVDDVTKKNYIVVELVSLGPIDTGYFQQSEAKATVCRRNKMIDDVYYLVNLQNTKDSTIRDFVSTLTRLDDLSHILAWSLQSQVYESSSGLSTSSDKVTNKIDLIEYTKLGLTFRLDVTKSNSNRYICDEYNGLYLNYGDVNSSPLTSKLIRGLENSLLLSDDDGELYILVSTVRCPMRIYPNVPNSQVASTTIYNYLVGLAWPELVYDGHNPNWLNNLDSRHYLYKVHTSRCFLFVPTSSSLLYLLMCRFLDRQYEQVCRLSANMIFDQVQNDESILFWSILSRIDSSRDTHPDAYASRLHILLAAHKQGMTVSKGINILTVSTNKFKRGFSAFKSIFSGRNTSETSHDKHVSNSLSNTQLNQDKDDKIFINWQLHQELCYYINLNRFVSAGCKLSLEEELELLSLCQSYFSSYPLLSNRYYLLHSLKKSGNMLIREHVVANDIEFSVPSKPIVTNFDEIVDRSVVDKNLLIDAATSFTTIRYKRPQEMQSGPNSLEFVDKMLQKGMTISEFMTVYELLLGVFPLSTFPNESSHGWGAILTRVISYKEKGSKNVMMSTLKVLCSNPSLAPHMPPCPEDLNKKKQFTAMFTRVHQPVHKFLGDLQRVFNKLDEDKEISWDSTAKSVSRIDYVIKMDSVIPKGTLTTPWMFRSYSTDYGRTQFNMKNCTIKSITITNDLLKDMSTQLISDNILLDLYNSKTNGVVPDDEYGFGKNKKMPIDLDNHWIMKYDVCKKYMERLKLEYQRYLDQQEEQSVMMNSYVGFDEQTIDETIKGDKDQLTKGVSQLTTLKERLLNLFKSDGQFIDSSIKTVLHQANSITSASLPPQTGFSSPTATNASGTTVDGVTTMVDKMSKVGGNIKAVVNTTIKQGIGKNTGINIKNVINTITKSHHAQDNQFPVLNYNDGNLAWSFVFGKLGGLESMITFEHLVECLVSSKGDHSLRYLNPFISDTNEIFSLVAVIMLSVNRRIHVAKCISLLLSILQAIKRLYNLLSLHSTASTTDEINMLKCEIVTSSKLLSEKLKISRHYIKNESKGIQFDPRLLLFEFNCGILLYKRQVELVENFTKNAKNNNSCCHQMIMGEGKTTIVGPLLSLLLADGEKLFIQICPNSLLEFTRSTLRETFSAVIKKNVYTFKFTRFDKATPELYLKLLQAKQTRSVVIATPTSIKSLFLKVLYCFHKLESGELKHDVSRRVNNLHKKLVGIWNMTSSKVVDLAYSTTRSKDSSSGRSPKDNSSKDKSKKSKDKPKSNEAGTSDLNKEYVYQRDVQLELDMCLRILELFNNAVLLMDEIDLLLHPLKSELHWPMGEKVPISHLNNSDFQIRWLLPWHILRVLYQNPEEQIVKGERFIFARIKRCIEEAVVNSYLSNFPHIILLSVKWYQNELLPLMVEWVYQFLRTKNLIVETYNEVYQYIVNKNVSSNLRSVKVLVFTREWLCSIFPHVISKVNQVNYGILSLKQVEEGLAYNPNMPQTRKMLSVPFVGKGTPARDSEFSHPDVLIGFTILSTIYQGLRFTDFVLTIRHLCSNFYQEPGKTEFRPSYKLFNRWLNSVGYYANVTHTSKSTSKNSYHYIKYVDPTGTTELKPIKPDHLNEQMSNNINGFDGLVDKNAAELNDMVEEVLEADTDRVWSLDGINVFDNEQLTVLYKILKKSPIVIEYYLCRVLFPLAMEYCEMQMTATAQELGSSILFPTRLGFSGTPSDLLPVEMNGCNFSPGVDGKMIAVSTDETIVSGPVLLPVGWDSDSIINLVANSPDKPLALIDTGALITNYTNYEVAKLLLVRGLAHVDGVVFLDDDDRQMILLRNKWNVTLLAHCGIPLQKRFSFYDQIHATGQDIKQSARAIAYVTIGPDMTFRDFAQGSWRMRGIGQGQTIKIIQPPEINQQINSLTNNKGVLGCISWLLLKGLLNEVRLGRLLIEQCVENIARKRSFQALVQDHLNIGGNVHLGAHVQLFREFRDFAIPNTFAPKVTLNKRILDFSARHQISHNQLNSITTFLNQQEIKDDFVNMNYSNQFDITKNKYNTGPDYSFSGHGSSRTSNINQMGNKTQDLFALTDDEDMFETQDAPKPVSSREINDYLGMEITIDDEFSMEAEHEQEMEVLEQEEEATQMREQMKEEEHVTEEELPAPHSYSRSDEDLVYWPLNDLVDPNKHLEFLRCRDFYLYRKDGHKYKLPFPEYLSITPNFYKIKWSSSTYRRMKNVLVVVDVTNQTEDMTRILQNNHAHQSSMNTYHSYSGQTNQISIPTNIVYDVMRAYEALDDKYIPRGHGSSGAIVDSDSSLSILHAVDPEGPDEWELISELVTLNINKYRVENKTNMIGVNDFLSCIQNLYSIDPTRRYIVVTLAEAEAIRAWLHKNKKTGTKIALRHLAAKFQPFDSSAVYAPKYFDKLKCLVGLQSRVVNSCLRFFNSEVQFSEAQIAILSSILKGVSPQDRLAYYQNLRETRLVVQNMKMAISYCELLGKLFSHNNIDDFVIRLMSLKFQHLMDQKGGPSCLLSSLKCDKLSYAHLDKILNPNPQKPLAKNEELKAFFTIIDIDCDGVISLEDLQNIYQEPTKPSLLKIITSVQFSLVKYKQVRLVASCSTLLSFTAKRLTHVKSETAVISHYFVPTNSTTNVTLGGLGMDLEMHINVLMLIRGNGIDLFMKPPLSFKAVWKDQVDQNLVLWEPESPTGYSSIGLVATTGNQPPKTTVHCTPTKWLEVLDKYDTIVLDGVDFENQPLKLTVYLANGVLSLSPPMRLMYDNFALQQDFFDDSNIPAILPL